A window from Fragaria vesca subsp. vesca linkage group LG5, FraVesHawaii_1.0, whole genome shotgun sequence encodes these proteins:
- the LOC101296776 gene encoding NADH dehydrogenase [ubiquinone] 1 beta subcomplex subunit 10-B-like isoform 2 — MGRKKGVTGFEESAPDDFDPANPYKDPVAMLEMREHIVREKWIQIEKAKILREKLRWCYRVEGINHLQKCRVLRDQYLESTRGIGWGKDHRPYEFHGPKKVEEVESE; from the exons ATGGGAAGGAAGAAGGGAGTGACGGGGTTTGAGGAGTCGGCGCCGGATGACTTCGATCCGGCGAACCCATACAAGGACCCGGTGGCGATGCTGGAGATGAGGGAGCACATAGTCCGAGAGAAGTGGATCCAAATAGAGAAGGCCAAGATTCTCCGGGAGAAGCTGCGGTGGTGCTACCGCGTCGAAGGCATCAACCACCTCCAGAAGTGCCGCGTCCTCCGCGACCAGTACCTTGAGTCTACTCGCGGCATCGGTTGGGGCAAGGACCATCGTCCCTACGAGTTCCATG GCCCCAAGAAAGTCGAGGAGGTCGAGTCGGAATGA
- the LOC101296489 gene encoding uncharacterized protein LOC101296489, translated as MNRFASYEQNAMAGFEGMKMVDSVVCPKPRRLSALNPSLNDPIRPPYRCFNQYQSEAGDSQAASELLDLILNKGESGGERSMKQLASSPPFFCGSPPSRASNPVIQDEQFGSCKVGPFSPTAGRNGGCVRMKSGDKSVAVRIEGFDCLSRDRRNCSIPSVA; from the exons ATGAACAGATTCGCTTCGTACGAGCAGAACGCCATGGCAGGCTTTGAGGGGATGAAGATGGTGGATTCAGTTGTGTGCCCAAAACCACGTCGTTTAAGCGCTTTAAATCCGTCGCTTAACGACCCTATCAGACCTCCTTATAGATGCTTCAA TCAATACCAATCAGAGGCTGGAGATTCTCAGGCAGCGTCTGAACTTCTCGACCTGATTCTCAATAAG GGGGAAAGTGGAGGTGAGAGATCCATGAAGCAGTTGGCTTCATCGCCACCGTTCTTTTGTGGGTCTCCGCCGAGCCGGGCGTCGAACCCGGTCATCCAAGATGAGCAGTTTGGGAGCTGCAAGGTGGGACCTTTTTCGCCGACGGCGGGGCGCAACGGAGGCTGTGTCCGGATGAAATCCGGGGACAAGTCGGTTGCGGTGCGCATCGAAGGGTTTGATTGTCTTAGCAGGGACCGCAGGAACTGCAGCATCCCTTCTGTAGCTTAA
- the LOC101296776 gene encoding NADH dehydrogenase [ubiquinone] 1 beta subcomplex subunit 10-B-like isoform 3 yields the protein MGRKKGVTGFEESAPDDFDPANPYKDPVAMLEMREHIVREKWIQIEKAKILREKLRWCYRVEGINHLQKCRVLRDQYLESTRGIGWGKDHRPYEFHGE from the coding sequence ATGGGAAGGAAGAAGGGAGTGACGGGGTTTGAGGAGTCGGCGCCGGATGACTTCGATCCGGCGAACCCATACAAGGACCCGGTGGCGATGCTGGAGATGAGGGAGCACATAGTCCGAGAGAAGTGGATCCAAATAGAGAAGGCCAAGATTCTCCGGGAGAAGCTGCGGTGGTGCTACCGCGTCGAAGGCATCAACCACCTCCAGAAGTGCCGCGTCCTCCGCGACCAGTACCTTGAGTCTACTCGCGGCATCGGTTGGGGCAAGGACCATCGTCCCTACGAGTTCCATG
- the LOC101313996 gene encoding uncharacterized protein LOC101313996: MPCSTEEALARLFYNTSSSVYLLLLFLYVAFIVLAKFFCFIGGNPIFPRYQNGYENYVFSDEEEEEEEELEERHSYHVHGHHQYYTENDHLVADIIHGGEALKFLPDDNLQRNRSSFSDQEFISAGESLIEEDHDMSQGSESEQDHSANEIPVRDTASVRNSVSNDRVWTTSPITIDLHRGDLRRKDKKCDDNLEDSDQITENNTETQLSGDENFLVFRPPQLETKKLIRVQENKEHEIFGDSTVGSTSKSSSEWRSSINCSATEDPFSSSSRRSCPKWESYTVFQKYDEEMMYLDRISAQKLHETESLRSIQVCPRSISERIVHRISLATKRPSDVRHNPYHELEAAYVAQICLTWEALNWNYKKFEQKRASSHHDFDPGCPGKIAQQFQQFQVLLQRYVENEPYEQGRRPEIYARMRLLAPKLLQVPEYRASEDDDDHEKEEGFGSRISSAAFLMVMEDGIRTFMDFLKADKEKPCQKLSAMFRRKRRSSVDPTLLNLMKKVNQKKKMKIKDLRRSHKCLRKKSLKVEEEMEILLGLIDLKLVSRVLRMSDLSAEQLHWCEEKMSKVRVLDGKYQRDSTPLFFPAQ, translated from the exons ATGCCATGTTCAACAGAGGAAGCACTTGCTAGGCTCTTCTACAATACTTCATCCTCCGTCTACCTCCTCCTTCTCTTCCTCTATGTCGCATTCATTGTTCTTGCCAAGTTCTTCTGCTTCATTGGCGGCAACCCAATATTCCCAAG ATACCAGAATGGATACGAAAACTATGTGTTTTCCGATGAAGAAGAGGAGGAAGAAGAAGAGTTAGAAGAAAGGCACAGCTATCATGTTCATGGTCATCATCAGTACTACACTGAAAACGATCATCTGGTGGCCGACATCATTCATGGAGGTGAAGCACTAAAGTTTCTGCCTGATGACAACCTTCAGAGGAATCGGTCAAGTTTTTCTGATCAAGAGTTCATTAGCGCCGGGGAGAGCCTAATTGAAGAAGACCATGATATGTCACAGGGTTCAGAATCAGAACAAGATCATAGTGCAAATGAAATCCCGGTACGAGATACTGCTTCTGTTCGCAATTCTGTCTCGAATGATCGAGTCTGGACCACTTCTCCGATCACCATAGACCTACACAGAGGTGACTTGAGGAGAAAGGACAAAAAATGTGACG ATAATCTAGAGGATTCTGATCAGATTACCGAAAACAATACAGAGACACAATTATCTGGGGATGAAAATTTTCTCGTATTTAGGCCGCCCCAGTTGGAGACCAAGAAATTAATCCGAGTTCAAGAAAACAAAGAGCATGAAATTTTTGGTGACTCAACAGTGGGATCAACTTCTAAGAGCTCTTCTGAATGGAGAAGCTCAATCAATTGTTCTGCGACCGAAGATCCATTTTCTTCCTCGTCACGTAGAAGCTGCCCCAAGTGGGAGTCTTACACTGTCTTTCAGAAATATGATGAAGAAATGATGTACCTCGACAGAATTAGTGCCCAAAAGCTCCATGAAACAG AATCACTTAGATCTATTCAAGTTTGCCCAAGATCGATTTCAGAGAGGATTGTTCATCGAATCTCATTAGCAACTAAAAGGCCATCTGACGTACGTCACAACCCTTACCACGAACTAGAGGCTGCTTATGTTGCTCAGATTTGCTTAACGTGGGAAGCACTTAACTGGAACTACAAGAAATTCGAGCAAAAAAGGGCCTCGTCGCATCACGATTTTGACCCTGGCTGTCCTGGCAAGATTGCGCAGCAGTTTCAGCAGTTCCAAGTTCTTCTGCAGAGATATGTAGAGAATGAGCCCTACGAGCAGGGCCGGAGACCTGAGATTTACGCTAGGATGAGGCTTTTGGCACCAAAGCTACTTCAAGTTCCAGAATATCGAG CTTCAGAAGATGATGATGATCATGAAAAGGAAGAAGGTTTTGGCTCGAGAATCTCCTCAGCAGCGTTTCTAATGGTAATGGAAGATGGAATCCGAACGTTCATGGATTTTCTTAAGGCTGATAAAGAGAAACCCTGCCAAAAGTTATCAGCCATGTTTAGGAGAAAACGAAGAAGTTCAGTTGATCCAACTCTTTTAAATCTCATGAAAAAAGTTAACCAAAAG AAGAAGATGAAGATCAAAGACCTTCGCCGTTCGCACAAGTGCTTGAGAAAGAAAAGCTTGAAGGTGGAGGAGGAGATGGAGATATTGCTAGGCCTAATTGACCTAAAACTGGTCTCTAGGGTTTTGAGAATGAGTGACTTGAGTGCAGAACAACTGCATTGGTGTGAGGAGAAGATGAGCAAAGTGAGAGTCCTGGATGGGAAATACCAGAGAGATTCCACACCACTTTTCTTCCCAGCACAGTGA
- the LOC101314576 gene encoding putative B3 domain-containing protein At1g78640-like — MEVAMAETPTLPWSAFFDPDHTALARKRRTTEDELDGDDDDDARHGMKFANELRHRDAWYKKRLNDGDVSKSRDMLPVSKSWVVDQVLPFLDESAAERIKRGQSERVIVKDCELDTFHVLYLKKQKTGRFVFVGRWRDDFVIRRNLKEGDNIGLCWQQEESMFSFTAFYRK; from the coding sequence ATGGAAGTTGCAATGGCTGAAACACCAACACTACCATGGTCGGCGTTCTTCGACCCCGATCACACCGCCTTGGCTAGAAAGAGAAGAACGACCGAAGATGAACTGGATGGTGATGATGATGATGATGCAAGGCATGGTATGAAGTTTGCTAACGAGCTGAGGCACCGTGACGCTTGGTACAAGAAAAGGCTCAACGACGGGGATGTTAGCAAAAGCCGGGATATGCTGCCGGTGAGCAAAAGCTGGGTGGTTGATCAGGTCTTGCCTTTCTTGGACGAGAGCGCCGCCGAGAGAATCAAGCGTGGACAGAGTGAGAGAGTTATTGTGAAGGACTGTGAGCTAGACACATTCCATGTGTTGTACTTGAAGAAACAGAAAACGGGGAGGTTCGTCTTCGTTGGGAGGTGGAGAGATGACTTTGTGATTCGGAGAAATTTGAAGGAGGGTGATAATATTGGTCTGTGTTGGCAGCAAGAGGAATCCATGTTTAGTTTTACTGCTTTTTATCGGAAATAA
- the LOC101314287 gene encoding kinesin-4-like produces MESSSDYRKTENGGTSSSNVPANGDISGRVVFGTGEIEGKRLAYLVEWLNSLLPDLDLPATASDEDLRSFLIDGTILCRILNRLRPCSVEEVNRSDQNSVPSTENVARFLAAADSLGLPRFNMVDLEKGSMKTVIDCLLTLRTRLGSVSADGFSLFSPTSNYDSPRRDISSRGFGSPLSIEERQKVLSESKFQRALRSPVMSEPSTGLMHHVGHKFHEVFQFKQGRYADLPAAKISEMMKSNSLDNAPTQSLLSVVNGILDESVERNNSEIPHRVACLLRKVVQEIERRISTQAEHLRTQNNVFKAREEKYQSRIRVLEALASGTNEESELFRSHLQQIKNERTKIEEKKKTGDEDVIRLKKEKEHCNLEISGLKQELDIAKKTFDLRYLQMETDAKGVKAALEEKVKELERNLADSRNKVKELEENSESKHQVSNETLKLEFYKENLKLEEKVKELERLLEASRNKMKELEESSESKYQFSQGKLEERVKELENLLADSRKKEKELEANSESKCQSWIKKERVYHRFMEVQLGSLKELRLSSVSIKQEIMKAEQSSTSEFDHLGVKLQSLADAAENYHSILAENRKLFNEIQDLKGNIRVYCRIRPFLPGQKDKRTLVEQIGDNGELVVADHSKPGKDGHRLFKFNKVYGSDATQAQVYTDTQPFIRSVLDGYNVCIFAYGQTGSGKTYTMTGPNKATKENWGVNYRALNDLFDISQKRKSSILYEIGVQMIEIYNEQVRDLLSSDGTPKKTLGIMTHSQPNGLAVPDATMRPVNSTSDVMRLMDIGFKNRAVSATALNERSSRSHSVLTVHVRGTDLKTSTALVGNLHLVDLAGSERVDRSEVTGDRLKEAQHINKSLSALGDVIFSLAQKSPHVPYRNSKLTQVLQSSLGGQAKTLMFVQLNPETNSFSESISTLKFAERVAGVELGAAKTNKEGRDARELMEQVAILKDTISKKDNEIERLHLLKEIQVEKHGTRSLSSDTDSQQSMNDLKHQNNILRQSKVAGDEIGQNKSAGAEMLGFGEADYEEKLSDLSDGGLSGGTETDGSASADSLSFSDSTKSESLEQ; encoded by the exons ATGGAGTCCTCTTCTGATTACCGCAAAACTGAAAACGGAGGAACCTCAAGCTCAAATGTTCCTGCTAATGGGGATATATCTGGACGAGTTGTATTTGGTACTGGTGAGATTGAAG GCAAGCGGCTAGCGTATTTAGTGGAGTGGTTAAATAGTTTACTTCCTGATTTGGATTTACCAGCAACTGCTTCAGATGAGGACTTAAGATCATTCTTGATTGATGGCACCATCTTGTGTCGGATATTGAATAGGCTTAGACCTTGTTCTGTAGAAGAG GTTAATAGATCTGATCAGAACTCAGTGCCAAGCACAGAAAATGTAGCAAGGTTCTTGGCTGCTGCTGATTCATTAGGCCTGCCTCGGTTTAATATGGTGGACCTAGAGAAG GGATCTATGAAGACTGTTATAGATTGTCTTTTAACACTTAGAACACGACTTGGAAGTGTTTCAGCAGATGGTTTTTCTTTGTTTAGTCCAACTAGTAATTATGACAGCCCTCGTAGGGATATATCTTCCCGCGGATTTGGTTCTCCGTTATCTATAGAAGAGAGGCAGAAGGTCTTGTCTGAATCAAAATTTCAACGTGCATTGCGTAGTCCTGTTATGTCAG AGCCATCAACAGGGCTAATGCATCATGTTGGACATAAGTTCCATGAGGTATTTCAGTTTAAACAAGGACGCTACGCAGATCTTCCTGCTGCAAAGATCTCAGAAATGATGAAATCCAACAGTTTAGAT AATGCTCCGACTCAGTCACTATTGAGCGTTGTAAATGGAATTCTTGATGAAAGCGTTGAAAGAAATAATAGTGAAATACCTCAT CGTGTGGCTTGTCTACTGAGAAAAGTAGTCCAGGAGATTGAGCGTCGCATATCAACTCAAGCAGAACATTTAAGAACT CAAAACAATGTTTTCAAGGCTCGTGAAGAGAAGTACCAGTCACGAATCAGAGTACTTGAAGCCCTTGCATCTGGAACTAATGAGGAAAGTGAG CTATTCAGGAGCCATCTTCAGCAAATAAAG AATGAGAGGACCAAAATCGAAGAAAAAAAGAAAACTGGTGATGAGGATGTGATCAGATTGAAGAAAGAGAAGGAGCATTGCAACCTAGAAATTTCAGGACTGAAGCAAGAGCTGGATATAGCCAAAAAGACATTTGATTTGCGTTACTTGCAAATGGAAACAGACGCAAAAGGTGTTAAAGCAGCACTTGAAGAAAAGGTAAAAGAACTCGAACGCAACTTGGCAGATTCAAGAAATAAGGTGAAAGAGTTGGAGGAGAACTCTGAATCAAAACATCAGGTTTCTAACGAAACCTTAAAGCTTGAGTTTTATAAGGAAAATTTAAAGCTTGAAGAAAAGGTAAAAGAACTCGAACGCCTCTTGGAAGCCTCAAGGAATAAAATGAAAGAGCTAGAGGAAAGTTCAGAGTCAAAATATCAGTTTTCTCAAGGAAAACTTGAAGAACGGGTAAAGGAACTTGAAAATCTCTTGGCAGATTCAAGGAAAAAGGAGAAAGAGCTTGAGGCAAACTCTGAGTCAAAATGTCAGAGTTGGATCAAGAAAGAGCGTGTTTACCATAGGTTTATGGAAGTTCAACTTGGTTCTTTGAAG GAATTGAGGTTATCTTCAGTGTCCATTAAGCAAGAAATAATGAAAGCAGAACAAAGCTCCACGAGTGAATTTGATCATTTAG GAGTGAAACTTCAATCATTAGCAGATGCAGCTGAGAACTATCATTCTATTTTGGCTGAAAATAGAAAGCTGTTTAATGAAATTCAGGATTTAAAAG GAAACATCAGAGTATATTGCCGAATAAGACCCTTTCTGCCTGGACAGAAGGATAAAAGAACATTGGTAGAACAAATTGGTGACAATGGGGAATTGGTAGTTGCAGACCACTCCAAACCAGGGAAAGATGGTCATCGATTGTTCAAGTTTAATAAGGTCTATGGTTCAGATGCAACTCAAG CTCAAGTATACACTGATACTCAACCGTTTATACGATCTGTACTTGACGGATATAACGTTTGTATCTTTGCTTATGGTCAAACTGGATCTGGAAAAACCTACACAATG ACTGGTCCTAACAAAGCAACTAAGGAGAACTGGGGGGTCAACTATCGTGCCTTAAATGATCTCTTTGATATCTCACAGAAACGAAAGTCCTCCATTTTGTATGAAATTGGTGTTCAAATGATTGAAATATACAATGAACAAGTGCGCGATTTGTTATCAAGTGATGGTACTCCGAAAAAA ACACTCGGGATTATGACCCATTCTCAACCCAATGGGTTAGCTGTGCCGGATGCTACTATGCGCCCTGTCAATTCAACCTCAGATGTCATGAGATTAATGGATATCGGATTTAAGAATCGAGCTGTTAGTGCCACAGCCCTCAACGAAAGAAGTAGTCGCTCTCATAG TGTTCTTACAGTTCATGTACGAGGGACAGATTTGAAGACTAGTACTGCTTTGGTTGGTAATCTTCATCTTGTAGATTTGGCAGGAAGTGAAAGGGTAGATCGCTCTGAGGTAACTGGAGATAGACTCAAGGAAGCACAGCATATAAACAAATCATTATCTGCACTTGGAGATGTCATATTTTCTCTTGCACAGAAAAGCCCTCATGTACCATACAGAAATAGCAAGCTTACTCAAGTCCTTCAAAGCTCTCTTG GTGGACAAGCAAAAACACTTATGTTTGTGCAGCTTAATCCTGAAACAAATTCATTTTCTGAAAGTATAAGTACTCTAAAGTTTGCCGAGAGGGTTGCTGGAGTTGAGCTAGGGGCTGCAAAAACCAACAAAGAGGGCAGGGATGCTAGGGAGTTAATGGAACAG GTTGCAATTCTCAAAGACACTATATCGAAGAAGGACAATGAGATTGAACGACTGCATTTACTTAAAGAAATCCAAGTTGAGAAGCATGGGACACGCTCATTAAG TTCTGACACTGATTCCCAGCAGTCCATGAATGACCTTAAACACCAAAATAATATACTCCGGCAATCAAAGGTTGCCGGAGATGAAATAGGTCAGAATAAATCTGCGGGTGCTGAGATGTTAGGATTTGGAGAGGCAGATTATGAGGAGAAATTAAGTGACTTATCTGACGGTGGTCTTTCTGGTGGAACAGAAACTGATGGCTCGGCTTCTGCTGACAGTTTGAGCTTTTCTGATAGCACAAAATCAGAAAGCTTAGAACAGTGA